One Rhodoferax ferrireducens T118 DNA segment encodes these proteins:
- a CDS encoding sigma-54-dependent transcriptional regulator: MSGRAPLAVLVVDDEQRSLETLKRTLDDHFTVFTASSAEQGNAVMAQELVQIVLSDQRMPGTSGVAFLRGVRAQWPNTVRLILSGYTEAEDIITGINEAGIWQYLLKPWHPDQLLLTLQSAGELWRLQQENQRLTLELRASPENLALRVFSLRQKAKALAGFDKLIRADSSPLNEVCALAERVAGHDLSVLITGESGTGKELLARAIHYASARAEQPFVVENCGAMPDTLLESELFGHKRGAFTGATDTHIGLFQQADGGTLFLDEIGETSPAFQVKLLRALQEGEIRPVGSPRSVGVDVRLIAATNRDLEADVASGRFREDLYYRVAGITLYLPALRERAQDIEPIVTDMLKKSPLVGRRMSREALNLLTRHAWPGNVRELQNEIRRALALGDGPVLGAELLSPRVRQTAALPDPVSDAVEEESGQLKHHLDRMEAQLIRDAMLRHKGNKTHAADELGLTRVGLRMKMMRLGLG; this comes from the coding sequence ATGAGCGGGCGCGCACCCCTGGCGGTGTTGGTGGTGGATGACGAACAGCGCTCGCTGGAGACGCTCAAACGCACGCTGGATGACCATTTCACCGTGTTCACGGCCTCGTCGGCTGAACAAGGCAACGCCGTGATGGCGCAGGAGTTGGTGCAGATTGTGCTGTCGGACCAGCGCATGCCCGGCACCTCGGGTGTGGCATTTTTGCGCGGCGTGCGCGCCCAGTGGCCCAACACCGTGCGGCTCATCTTGTCGGGTTACACCGAAGCCGAAGACATCATCACCGGCATCAACGAGGCCGGCATCTGGCAATATCTGCTCAAACCCTGGCACCCGGACCAATTGCTGCTGACGCTGCAAAGTGCCGGCGAGCTGTGGCGCTTGCAGCAGGAAAACCAGCGCCTGACGCTGGAGCTGCGCGCCAGCCCCGAAAACCTGGCCCTGCGCGTCTTCAGCCTGCGCCAAAAAGCCAAAGCGCTAGCGGGCTTCGACAAGTTGATCCGCGCCGACAGCAGCCCGCTCAATGAAGTCTGTGCGCTGGCCGAGCGGGTGGCTGGCCACGACCTGTCGGTGCTGATCACCGGTGAATCGGGCACTGGCAAAGAGCTGCTGGCACGCGCCATCCACTACGCCAGCGCCCGCGCCGAACAGCCTTTTGTGGTGGAAAACTGCGGCGCCATGCCCGACACCTTGCTGGAGAGTGAGCTCTTTGGCCACAAGCGCGGCGCCTTTACCGGCGCCACCGACACCCACATCGGCCTGTTTCAGCAGGCCGATGGCGGCACGCTGTTTCTGGATGAAATCGGCGAAACGTCGCCCGCCTTCCAGGTCAAGCTGCTGCGGGCGCTGCAAGAGGGAGAAATCCGCCCGGTCGGCAGCCCACGCTCGGTCGGCGTCGATGTGCGCCTGATCGCCGCCACCAACCGCGATCTGGAAGCCGATGTGGCGAGTGGGCGCTTTCGTGAAGACCTGTACTACCGCGTGGCCGGCATCACGCTGTACCTGCCGGCGCTGCGCGAACGTGCGCAGGACATCGAGCCGATCGTGACCGATATGCTCAAAAAGTCACCCCTGGTCGGGCGAAGAATGTCGCGTGAAGCCCTGAACCTGCTGACCCGCCACGCCTGGCCCGGCAACGTGCGTGAACTGCAAAACGAGATTCGCCGGGCGCTGGCGCTGGGCGACGGCCCCGTGCTGGGCGCTGAACTGCTGTCACCGCGCGTGCGCCAGACCGCCGCCCTGCCCGATCCGGTGTCTGACGCCGTTGAAGAAGAATCAGGGCAGCTCAAACACCATCTGGATCGTATGGAGGCCCAACTGATCCGGGATGCCATGCTGCGTCACAAGGGCAATAAAACCCACGCCGCTGACGAACTCGGTTTGACGCGGGTTGGGCTGCGGATGAAGATGATGCGGCTCGGGCTCGGGTGA